Proteins encoded by one window of Nocardioides euryhalodurans:
- a CDS encoding succinylglutamate desuccinylase/aspartoacylase family protein — protein MPRESFGIGNVRIRVGTSRSLELPITRLVTGADVSLPVRVFHGREDGPTVWLDAAIHGDEVVGVEVIRQVLAGLDPKELRGTLIAVPIVNVLGFMTGDRYLPDRRDLNRSFPGSARGSLASRIAHLFMQEVVAKCEVGIDLHTGSDRRSNLPQIRADLDDPRTRSLAEAFAAPVMLHARIRDGSLRHAARERGATVLLYEAGENLRFDGYAIDAGVAGVRRVLASLGMVDGPAEPDHEPSVECRSSGWVRARRTGILDLDARLGQRVTDGERLGALVDSFGRTLRLVHANRDGIVIGRTEAPLVNSGDAIVHIAT, from the coding sequence ATGCCGCGGGAGTCCTTCGGGATCGGCAACGTCCGGATCCGGGTGGGGACCTCACGTTCGCTCGAGCTGCCGATCACCCGGCTGGTCACCGGCGCCGACGTGAGCCTGCCGGTCCGGGTCTTCCACGGACGTGAGGACGGGCCCACCGTCTGGCTGGACGCCGCGATCCACGGCGACGAGGTGGTCGGCGTCGAGGTGATCCGCCAGGTGCTGGCCGGGCTCGACCCCAAGGAGCTCCGCGGCACGCTGATCGCGGTCCCGATCGTCAACGTGCTCGGCTTCATGACCGGCGACCGCTACCTCCCCGACCGGCGCGACCTCAACCGCTCGTTCCCCGGCTCGGCGCGTGGGTCGCTGGCGAGCCGGATCGCGCACCTGTTCATGCAGGAAGTGGTCGCCAAGTGCGAGGTCGGGATCGACCTCCACACCGGCTCGGACCGCCGCTCCAACCTGCCGCAGATCCGGGCCGACCTCGACGACCCGCGCACCCGATCGCTGGCCGAGGCGTTCGCGGCGCCGGTCATGCTGCACGCGAGGATCCGCGACGGCTCGCTGCGCCACGCCGCCCGCGAGCGCGGCGCCACCGTGCTGCTCTACGAGGCGGGCGAGAACCTCCGCTTCGACGGCTATGCGATCGACGCGGGCGTCGCCGGCGTACGCCGGGTCCTCGCCTCGCTCGGGATGGTGGACGGCCCCGCCGAGCCCGACCACGAGCCGAGCGTGGAGTGCCGCTCCAGCGGCTGGGTCCGCGCCCGGCGTACGGGCATCCTCGACCTCGACGCCCGGCTCGGCCAGCGGGTGACCGACGGGGAACGGCTCGGCGCGCTCGTCGACTCGTTCGGCCGGACGCTGCGGCTGGTCCACGCCAACCGGGACGGCATCGTCATCGGCCGTACCGAGGCGCCCCTGGTGAACTCGGGGGACGCGATCGTGCACATCGCGACCTGA
- a CDS encoding ATP-dependent zinc protease, whose amino-acid sequence MSLPGLGVSWIKAKVDTGARTSALHAFDLEEFERDGEVWVRYSVHPWQDSDEDAVDCESRVLDRREVRSSSGHAEERYVVQLDVSLCKHVVDAEVTLSKRDEMGFRMLVGREALCQGFLVDPSRSYLGGRPKVSVRRRNRGR is encoded by the coding sequence GTGAGCCTCCCGGGCCTCGGCGTCTCGTGGATCAAGGCGAAGGTCGACACCGGCGCGCGTACCTCCGCCCTCCACGCCTTCGACCTCGAGGAGTTCGAGCGCGACGGCGAGGTGTGGGTGCGCTACTCGGTCCACCCGTGGCAGGACTCCGACGAGGACGCCGTCGACTGCGAGTCGCGGGTCCTCGACCGACGGGAGGTGCGGAGCTCGAGCGGCCACGCCGAGGAGCGGTACGTCGTGCAGCTCGACGTCAGCCTGTGCAAGCACGTGGTCGACGCCGAGGTCACGCTGAGCAAGCGTGACGAGATGGGCTTCCGGATGCTGGTGGGCCGTGAGGCGCTGTGCCAGGGCTTCCTCGTCGACCCCAGCCGCTCCTACCTCGGCGGCCGTCCGAAGGTGTCCGTGCGCCGCCGGAACCGGGGCCGTTGA
- a CDS encoding RimK family alpha-L-glutamate ligase: protein MKLAILSVSPRAYSTQRLRTAALDRGHTVKVLNTLRFGIDLSHDEPDLQFRGKQLSDYDAILPRIGNSITYFGTAVVRQFEQMDVYTPNTAAGITNSRDKLRASQILSRHNVLMPATTFVRDRADVIPAIERVGGAPVVIKLLEGTQGIGVILAPDRKVAEAIIETLHSTRQNVLIQRFVKESKGRDIRALVVGDRVVAAMRRVAQGDEFRSNVHRGGSVEAVELDPVFEEAAVRSAQIMGLKVAGVDMLEGNDGPLVMEVNSSPGLEGIENATKLDIAGAIIDHIDNQVAFPQIDVRQRLSVSTGYGVAELAVHGEADIVGKSITDSGLREKDITVLTLHRGAQVLPNPRASTVLEAEDRLLCFGKLEEMRSMIPERRKRRQRVKKLPKQPIHDA from the coding sequence ATGAAGCTCGCCATCCTCTCGGTCTCCCCCCGTGCCTACAGCACGCAGCGGTTGCGGACCGCCGCACTCGACCGCGGGCACACCGTGAAGGTGCTCAACACCCTCCGGTTCGGCATCGACCTGAGCCACGACGAGCCGGACCTGCAGTTCCGCGGGAAGCAGCTCTCGGACTACGACGCGATCCTGCCGAGGATCGGCAACTCCATCACCTACTTCGGCACCGCGGTGGTGCGGCAGTTCGAGCAGATGGACGTCTACACGCCCAACACCGCCGCCGGCATCACGAACTCGCGGGACAAGCTGCGGGCGTCGCAGATCCTGTCCCGCCACAACGTGCTGATGCCGGCCACCACCTTCGTGCGCGACCGCGCCGACGTGATCCCGGCGATCGAGCGGGTCGGCGGTGCGCCGGTCGTGATCAAGCTGCTCGAGGGCACCCAGGGCATCGGCGTGATCCTCGCCCCGGACCGCAAGGTCGCCGAGGCCATCATCGAGACCCTGCACAGCACCCGGCAGAACGTGCTGATCCAGCGCTTCGTCAAGGAGAGCAAGGGCCGCGACATCCGGGCGCTCGTCGTCGGTGACCGGGTGGTCGCGGCCATGCGCCGCGTCGCGCAGGGCGACGAGTTCCGCTCCAACGTGCACCGCGGCGGCTCGGTCGAGGCGGTCGAGCTCGACCCGGTCTTCGAGGAGGCGGCCGTGCGCTCGGCCCAGATCATGGGCCTCAAGGTCGCGGGGGTCGACATGCTCGAGGGCAACGACGGCCCGCTGGTGATGGAGGTCAACTCCTCGCCCGGCCTCGAGGGCATCGAGAACGCCACCAAGCTCGACATCGCCGGCGCGATCATCGACCACATCGACAACCAGGTCGCGTTCCCGCAGATCGACGTGCGGCAGCGGCTGAGCGTCTCCACCGGGTACGGCGTGGCCGAGCTCGCCGTCCACGGCGAGGCCGACATCGTCGGCAAGTCCATCACCGACTCCGGCCTGCGCGAGAAGGACATCACCGTCCTCACGCTCCACCGCGGCGCCCAGGTCCTGCCCAACCCGCGTGCCTCCACCGTGCTGGAGGCCGAGGACCGGCTGCTGTGCTTCGGCAAGCTCGAGGAGATGCGCTCGATGATCCCCGAGCGCCGCAAGCGTCGGCAACGGGTCAAGAAGCTGCCGAAGCAGCCGATCCACGACGCCTGA